In one window of Cydia fagiglandana chromosome 1, ilCydFagi1.1, whole genome shotgun sequence DNA:
- the LOC134665823 gene encoding endoplasmic reticulum lectin 1 isoform X2, translating to MRILGLLVLTAVGFVLSIEHDYKGFDDSILFGINWPGAEEALENLVDGETKPQNKEIHLVTTSNKEKYECHLPELRTKETTRIEEYDGPSPIELLKPLFAQKICSYRLESYWSYEVCHGRYIKQYHEEREGKVVKSQEYFLGHWSMDKQTKLEEQAKVPQESMAPPRTTKVEGMVLPYVEMVMDEGTLCDLSNKPRVTRVQYVCYAHGKHEVYSFKETSTCEYEIIILSPLLCEHPQFKSKEVGENIINCIPVGDSPKKPRSLLKAEVDSLRFHHQTIRLSNDGETHLKFELHPLGEGDDLAQESAKATQVAEKPLPMISDDSPVRAFLNGENCLNGGTGWWKYEFCYGRHVVQYHVNRNGEKTTLMLGRFDEQAHLEWIKENKAKAPKPIGQRTSITHFYSGGDICDKTGKPRQTEVKLKCLENSSSSAQVSLYLLEPRTCHYILGVESSLICDILPYADDNGVIKSNPLSVKREEVTEPKEEGEVKPEEVPKLGND from the exons ATGAGGATTCTTGGTTTATTAGTGTTAACTGCTGTTGGATTCGTATTGTCTATCGAACATGATTACAAGGGATTCGATGATAGTATATTGTTTGGTATTAACTGGCCCGGTGCTGAAGAAGCCTTAGAAAATCTAGTCGATGGGGAAACAAAACCACAG AACAAAGAAATACACTTAGTAACAACTTCAAACAAAGAGAAATATGAGTGTCATTTGCCAGAGCTACGAACCAAAGAGACCACAAGGATAGAAGAGTATGACGGACCTTCTCCAATTGAGTTGCTGAAGCCACTGTTTGCACAGAAGATATGCTCATATCGTCTGGAAAGCTATTGGAGCTATGAGGTTTGCCATGGGCGTTATATAAAGCAGTATCATGAGGAAAGAGAGG GCAAAGTTGTGAAGTCTCAAGAGTACTTTCTGGGCCACTGGAGTATGGACAAACAAACCAAGCTGGAGGAGCAGGCTAAAGTGCCACAGGAATCCATGGCACCTCCTCGGACCACTAAGGTTGAAGGCATGGTGCTGCCCTATGTGGAGATGGTTATGGATGAGG GCACGCTCTGCGATCTCAGCAATAAACCGCGCGTGACCCGCGTCCAGTACGTTTGCTACGCGCACGGCAAGCACGAGGTGTACTCCTTCAAGGAGACGTCCACCTGCGAGTATGAAATCATCATACTGTCGCCTTTGCTCTGCGAACATCCTCAGTTTAAATCCAAGGAAGTTGGCGAGAACATAATTAATTGCATTCCCGTTGGAGACTCGCCAAAGAAACCTAGAAGTTTACTGAAAGCGGAGGTGGATAGTTTGAGGTTCCATCATCAGACTATTAGATTGAGCAAT GACGGTGAAACGCACTTGAAGTTCGAATTGCACCCTCTAGGCGAGGGCGATGACCTCGCGCAGGAGAGCGCCAAGGCCACGCAGGTCGCTGAGAAACCCCTGCCCATGATATCCGACGACTCGCCCGTCAGAGCCTTCCTCAACGGAGAGAACTGTCTTAATGGG GGCACCGGATGGTGGAAGTACGAGTTCTGCTACGGGCGTCACGTGGTGCAGTACCATGTGAACCGCAACGGCGAGAAGACCACGCTGATGCTGGGCCGGTTCGACGAGCAGGCGCATCTCGAGTGGATCAAGGAGAACAAGGCCAAGGCGCCCAAGCCTATAG GTCAGCGCACTTCTATAACCCACTTCTATTCCGGCGGGGACATCTGCGATAAAACCGGAAAGCCTCGTCAGACCGAAGTAAAGCTAAAGTGCCTGGAGAACTCCTCGAGCTCTGCTCAAGTCTCCTTATATCTCCTAGAACCAAGAACCTGCCACTATATCCTCGGAGTGGAGTCCTCACTTATATGTGACATATTGCCGTATGCCGACGACAACGGAGTGATCAAGTCCAACCCGTTGTCAGTGAAGAGAGAAGAAGTAACTGAACCAAAGGAAGAAGGAGAAGTAAAACCGGAGGAGGTGCCGAAACTAGGAAATGATTAG
- the LOC134665823 gene encoding endoplasmic reticulum lectin 1 isoform X1, which yields MRILGLLVLTAVGFVLSIEHDYKGFDDSILFGINWPGAEEALENLVDGETKPQNKEIHLVTTSNKEKYECHLPELRTKETTRIEEYDGPSPIELLKPLFAQKICSYRLESYWSYEVCHGRYIKQYHEEREGKVVKSQEYFLGHWSMDKQTKLEEQAKVPQESMAPPRTTKVEGMVLPYVEMVMDEGTLCDLSNKPRVTRVQYVCYAHGKHEVYSFKETSTCEYEIIILSPLLCEHPQFKSKEVGENIINCIPVGDSPKKPRSLLKAEVDSLRFHHQTIRLSNDGDAKDILAVLKVEKIEKDGETHLKFELHPLGEGDDLAQESAKATQVAEKPLPMISDDSPVRAFLNGENCLNGGTGWWKYEFCYGRHVVQYHVNRNGEKTTLMLGRFDEQAHLEWIKENKAKAPKPIGQRTSITHFYSGGDICDKTGKPRQTEVKLKCLENSSSSAQVSLYLLEPRTCHYILGVESSLICDILPYADDNGVIKSNPLSVKREEVTEPKEEGEVKPEEVPKLGND from the exons ATGAGGATTCTTGGTTTATTAGTGTTAACTGCTGTTGGATTCGTATTGTCTATCGAACATGATTACAAGGGATTCGATGATAGTATATTGTTTGGTATTAACTGGCCCGGTGCTGAAGAAGCCTTAGAAAATCTAGTCGATGGGGAAACAAAACCACAG AACAAAGAAATACACTTAGTAACAACTTCAAACAAAGAGAAATATGAGTGTCATTTGCCAGAGCTACGAACCAAAGAGACCACAAGGATAGAAGAGTATGACGGACCTTCTCCAATTGAGTTGCTGAAGCCACTGTTTGCACAGAAGATATGCTCATATCGTCTGGAAAGCTATTGGAGCTATGAGGTTTGCCATGGGCGTTATATAAAGCAGTATCATGAGGAAAGAGAGG GCAAAGTTGTGAAGTCTCAAGAGTACTTTCTGGGCCACTGGAGTATGGACAAACAAACCAAGCTGGAGGAGCAGGCTAAAGTGCCACAGGAATCCATGGCACCTCCTCGGACCACTAAGGTTGAAGGCATGGTGCTGCCCTATGTGGAGATGGTTATGGATGAGG GCACGCTCTGCGATCTCAGCAATAAACCGCGCGTGACCCGCGTCCAGTACGTTTGCTACGCGCACGGCAAGCACGAGGTGTACTCCTTCAAGGAGACGTCCACCTGCGAGTATGAAATCATCATACTGTCGCCTTTGCTCTGCGAACATCCTCAGTTTAAATCCAAGGAAGTTGGCGAGAACATAATTAATTGCATTCCCGTTGGAGACTCGCCAAAGAAACCTAGAAGTTTACTGAAAGCGGAGGTGGATAGTTTGAGGTTCCATCATCAGACTATTAGATTGAGCAAT GACGGTGACGCTAAGGACATACTAGCGGTGTTGAAAGTTGAGAAAATTGAAAAG GACGGTGAAACGCACTTGAAGTTCGAATTGCACCCTCTAGGCGAGGGCGATGACCTCGCGCAGGAGAGCGCCAAGGCCACGCAGGTCGCTGAGAAACCCCTGCCCATGATATCCGACGACTCGCCCGTCAGAGCCTTCCTCAACGGAGAGAACTGTCTTAATGGG GGCACCGGATGGTGGAAGTACGAGTTCTGCTACGGGCGTCACGTGGTGCAGTACCATGTGAACCGCAACGGCGAGAAGACCACGCTGATGCTGGGCCGGTTCGACGAGCAGGCGCATCTCGAGTGGATCAAGGAGAACAAGGCCAAGGCGCCCAAGCCTATAG GTCAGCGCACTTCTATAACCCACTTCTATTCCGGCGGGGACATCTGCGATAAAACCGGAAAGCCTCGTCAGACCGAAGTAAAGCTAAAGTGCCTGGAGAACTCCTCGAGCTCTGCTCAAGTCTCCTTATATCTCCTAGAACCAAGAACCTGCCACTATATCCTCGGAGTGGAGTCCTCACTTATATGTGACATATTGCCGTATGCCGACGACAACGGAGTGATCAAGTCCAACCCGTTGTCAGTGAAGAGAGAAGAAGTAACTGAACCAAAGGAAGAAGGAGAAGTAAAACCGGAGGAGGTGCCGAAACTAGGAAATGATTAG
- the LOC134664833 gene encoding protein cornichon produces the protein MAFSFPAFSYIIALIIDAFLIFFSIFHVIAFDELKTDYKNPIDQCNSLNPLVLPEYLLHLFINVLFLLSGEWFSLLINVPLILYHIHRYRTRPVMSGPGLYDPTSIMNADVLTVCQREGWIKLAFYLLSFFLYLYGMIVVLIAA, from the exons ATGGCGTTTAGCTTTCCTGCCTTTTCCTATATTATAGCCCTTATAATAGACGCATTCCTTATATTTTTCTCGATTTTCCATGTGATAGCTTTTGATGAACTTAAAACTGATTATAAAAATCCAATAGATCAATGTAACAGCCTCAACCCG CTAGTCCTGCCGGAATATCTGCTCCACCTGTTTATAAACGTGTTATTCCTGTTATCGGGAGAATGGTTTTCGCTGTTGATAAACGTACCTTTGATTCTGTATCACATACACAG ATACCGCACGCGGCCAGTTATGTCAGGGCCTGGCCTGTATGACCCCACAAGCATAATGAATGCAGATGTTCTGACAGTTTGTCAAAGAGAAGGCTGGATCAAATTGGCGTTCTACCTCTTGTCAttctttttatatttatacgg AATGATTGTGGTGCTGATTGCAGCATAA